A region from the Perca fluviatilis chromosome 16, GENO_Pfluv_1.0, whole genome shotgun sequence genome encodes:
- the slc46a3 gene encoding solute carrier family 46 member 3 produces the protein MKGLFLVEPVVALYAFSSFLIYPLVQQYVYRRLWQELTNTTYPISDNTSRCAENSNSSNHSSYHEEVQRQASLFSLYTELFSTIPSLVVTFMLVAYSDLGGRKITIIMPLIGSLIYTLAFLTVSYFELNVYLLIGSSLLSSLFGGLGTFLGGCFAYVADLCEDGRQKTLRMAGVDMMIGLLSGVASISSGYFLRAAGFNWPFLTSALCQCLILLYAIFILEETVKKAPTDAILLNGSPEPSAIKQMIYGVYHMFARTSRRSKTVLVLLILIFTSFSFAYMGGISLMTLYELNKPLCWTEILIGYGSALSTTVFLTSFVGVSAFTYCGVPQLLIVLMGILSVISGMVLLAFAKTTLLMFLVRVPMLLSITPFPVLRSMISKIISKSEQGALFALLSFLDSLTSNVSVAVFNSVYAATVAWYPGFVFLLSAGLCVIPLFVLGVVGLIGVDVAEEVKNLEPVFSGEDDLVEEPKESSPLLS, from the exons ATGAAGGGTCTTTTCCTCGTGGAGCCTGTGGTTGCACTGTATGCTTTCTCCAGTTTTCTCATCTATCCTCTTGTGCAGCAGTATGTGTACCGGAGGCTTTGGCAGGAGCTCACAAACACCACCTATCCCATCTCTGACAACACTTCCAGATGTGCGGAGAACAGCAACAGCAGTAACCATTCCAGCTACCACGAG GAGGTACAGAGGCAGGcatctctcttctccctttacACAGAGCTCTTCTCCACAATCCCTTCTTTGGTTGTCACCTTCATGCTTGTGGCCTATAGTGACCTGGGAGGACGCAAGATTACAATCATCATGCCTTTGATTGGCTCGTTGATCTACACCTTGGCCTTCCTGACAGTGTCCTACTTTGAGCTCAACGTTTACTTGCTCATTGGCTCCTCGCTTCTCAGTTCTCTGTTTGGCGGCTTGGGCACATTTCTGGGGGGCTGTTTCGCCTACGTAGCAGACTTGTGTGAGGATGGCCGTCAGAAGACTCTGCGCATGGCTGGAGTGGACATGATGATTGGCCTGTTGTCTGGGGTGGCTTCGATATCATCAGGCTACTTTTTGAGAGCTGCAGGCTTTAACTGGCCTTTCCTAACCTCTGCGTTGTGTCAGTGTTTGATTCTGCTCTATGCAATTTTCATTTTAGAAGAGACTGTGAAGAAGGCTCCTACTGATGCCATTCTTTTAAATGGATCTCCTGAGCCCTCAGCCATTAAACAGATGATCTATGGGGTCTACCACATGTTTGCTAGGACCAGCCGCAGAAGTAAAACTGTCTTGGTCCTCCTGATACTCATCTTCACCAGCTTCTCCTTCGCTTATATGGGTGGGATCTCCTTGATGACGCTATATGAGCTGAATAAGCCACTCTGCTGGACTGAGATTTTGATTGGCTACGGCTCAGCATTGTCCACCACTGTGTTCCTGACCAGTTTTGTGGGAGTGTCAGCGTTCACATACTGTGGTGTGCCACAGCTGCTCATTGTCCTGATGGGAATCCTGTCTGTCATATCAGGCATGGTTCTATTGGCGTTTGCTAAGACCACTTTACTGATGTTTTTAG TGAGGGTGCCAATGCTTTTGTCTATCACGCCTTTCCCTGTTCTGCGCTCCATGATATCAAAGATCATCTCAAAGTCTGAGCAGG GAGCCCTGTTtgcccttctttccttcctggACAGTTTAACTAGCAATGTATCGGTCGCAGTCTTCAACAGCGTGTATGCTGCTACGGTGGCATGGTACCCTGGCTTCGTCTTCCTGTTGTCGGCAGGACTCTGTGTCATCCCTTTGTTTGTCCTAGG GGTGGTGGGTCTGATAGGAGTGGATGTTGCTGAAGAGGTCAAAAACCTAGAGCCTGTCTTCTCAGGGGAGGATGATCTTGTTGAAGAGCCGAAAGAAAGCAGTCCTCTTCTTAGCTGA